A portion of the Agrobacterium tumefaciens genome contains these proteins:
- a CDS encoding ROK family transcriptional regulator → MTERRQGGLAGIGATQGALLGYIRRKGSASRVELADYCSITPAAVSMMTRNLLERGIIEEGARRQEGRGAPHIDLTLKKTVGYALGAHANRYSVMLTLLNFGGEIVGELQMRGSYDAFSDVQRALQDGSEELLTKNAINRSQLIGAAIAMPTRFRKEAMSLDLAEEVISWAGSDLSAMLREALRCPVIIENDANAAAMGELTLGNADGHENFAYLYLSEGIGGGIIIKNELYRGYLGNAGEIGALRGRSTSRPSFEDLAAWCVEHVGEKPSGRAPEVWTDYLLRNSAVFEAWLERAGPEVARLAFAVSAVLAPTAIFVGGTLPRIVRQRLAEWLDYERSDPFDGAKVIQPKIQLPDVVATDPVAFGAAAMILHGVGEVR, encoded by the coding sequence TTGACTGAGAGACGGCAGGGCGGGTTGGCAGGCATTGGCGCAACACAGGGTGCGCTTCTGGGATATATCAGGCGCAAGGGTTCGGCCTCGCGGGTCGAGCTTGCCGACTATTGCAGCATAACGCCGGCTGCCGTGAGCATGATGACGCGCAATCTGCTTGAACGCGGTATCATCGAGGAAGGTGCACGCCGGCAGGAAGGCCGTGGCGCACCCCATATCGACCTCACGCTCAAAAAAACTGTCGGTTACGCCCTTGGTGCGCACGCCAACCGTTATTCGGTGATGTTGACGCTGTTGAATTTTGGCGGAGAGATCGTTGGAGAATTGCAGATGCGCGGCTCCTATGACGCGTTTTCCGATGTCCAACGGGCGCTTCAGGACGGATCCGAAGAACTACTGACGAAAAATGCGATCAACAGGAGCCAACTGATCGGCGCGGCCATTGCAATGCCGACCCGCTTTCGCAAGGAAGCCATGTCGCTCGATCTTGCCGAAGAGGTTATTTCCTGGGCCGGGTCTGACCTTTCCGCCATGCTGCGCGAGGCGCTGCGTTGTCCGGTGATCATAGAAAATGATGCCAATGCCGCAGCCATGGGTGAACTGACGCTTGGCAATGCGGACGGACACGAAAATTTCGCTTATCTCTATCTGTCCGAGGGGATCGGCGGCGGCATCATTATCAAAAATGAGCTTTATCGCGGTTATCTCGGCAATGCCGGCGAGATCGGCGCCTTGCGCGGCCGCAGCACTTCGCGGCCCTCCTTCGAAGACCTGGCGGCATGGTGCGTGGAGCATGTGGGAGAAAAACCCTCGGGGCGCGCACCCGAGGTCTGGACGGATTACCTCTTGCGCAACTCCGCCGTGTTTGAGGCGTGGCTGGAACGGGCGGGACCGGAGGTTGCGCGCCTCGCCTTCGCTGTCAGCGCCGTTCTGGCGCCCACGGCAATCTTTGTCGGCGGCACCTTACCAAGGATCGTACGACAGCGGCTGGCGGAATGGCTGGATTACGAACGCTCGGACCCGTTCGACGGCGCAAAGGTGATACAGCCGAAAATCCAGCTGCCGGATGTGGTTGCGACAGACCCCGTGGCCTTCGGTGCGGCGGCGATGATCCTGCACGGCGTCGGAGAAGTGCGTTAA
- a CDS encoding carbohydrate ABC transporter permease has translation MTLAHTHSHAHSRCALDLKPDWTRLERRSLAHRAGFVPVILVFLTVVSVPVLLPYLWLLVKSLTTSDDNLSRLVLWRSGAIAAFAYGGAIAVALLSARLRNPALLWLAFGAVVAALVFALVLPHLTIDNYSFLWSRDIEKTGTTRMALMPSVWTAMRSSLLFAASQTLIVALVATPAAYALSRFTFAGRENVLRGLLLLHAFPALALTVAIFVQLHYMGLLNNLFGVVLVMSALELPFAIFVLKGFFDNVPWDIEMSAVTDGATRFQAFRMVVLPQVRSGLIAVATFTFLRGWEEYVFVQTLLIEKSQMTMSLYLFFVAQDSAGVNYGMIAAVGIIYLLPVLIIYIFTQKYITQMSFGGIKG, from the coding sequence ATGACGCTCGCCCACACCCACTCGCATGCCCACAGCAGGTGTGCCCTTGATCTGAAGCCGGACTGGACGCGTCTTGAAAGGCGCAGCCTTGCCCATCGCGCCGGTTTCGTTCCCGTCATTCTTGTGTTCCTGACGGTGGTTTCGGTGCCGGTTCTCCTGCCCTACCTGTGGCTGCTGGTGAAGTCGCTTACGACTTCCGACGACAATCTCAGCCGACTTGTGCTGTGGCGCAGCGGCGCAATCGCCGCTTTTGCCTATGGCGGGGCGATAGCAGTTGCGCTTCTTTCCGCGCGCCTGCGCAATCCCGCGCTGCTATGGCTGGCATTTGGTGCCGTGGTCGCGGCGCTCGTCTTCGCGCTGGTGCTGCCGCATCTGACTATCGACAACTACAGTTTCCTCTGGAGCCGCGATATCGAGAAAACCGGCACCACGCGCATGGCGCTGATGCCGTCCGTCTGGACCGCCATGCGCAGTTCACTGCTGTTTGCCGCTTCCCAGACGCTGATCGTCGCGCTGGTCGCCACGCCGGCCGCCTATGCGCTGTCGCGCTTCACCTTCGCCGGGCGTGAAAACGTGCTGCGCGGGCTTTTGCTGCTGCATGCCTTTCCGGCGCTCGCGCTCACCGTCGCGATCTTCGTGCAACTGCATTACATGGGCCTGCTCAACAATCTCTTCGGCGTCGTGCTGGTCATGAGTGCGCTTGAGCTGCCGTTTGCAATTTTTGTTCTCAAGGGCTTTTTCGATAACGTTCCCTGGGACATCGAAATGAGCGCCGTCACCGATGGCGCGACCCGCTTCCAAGCCTTTCGCATGGTGGTTCTGCCGCAGGTAAGAAGCGGGCTGATCGCGGTTGCCACCTTCACCTTTCTGCGTGGCTGGGAAGAATATGTCTTCGTCCAGACCCTGCTCATCGAAAAAAGCCAGATGACGATGAGCCTCTATCTCTTCTTCGTGGCACAGGACAGCGCCGGCGTGAACTACGGCATGATCGCTGCCGTAGGCATCATCTATCTGTTGCCTGTGCTGATCATTTACATCTTCACGCAGAAATACATCACCCAGATGAGTTTCGGCGGGATCAAAGGATAA
- a CDS encoding ABC transporter substrate-binding protein, producing MFKSLTLMATVALGALLPAVAFAEDINIKLWTLADKNAPGRVTNIEAAAGIMNAQFKAAGVDKRVVIDINNSAVQGWDSFALDTLKAFSVGQGPDIYILPHEWIGQFAQDGYAMPMEDKIATAPWVYGDILPVLWNSAKATDGKIYGIPQDAEIRMFFYNKDMLRKIGKDEAFIEGLPAKVDAGEFTLDDLTTLSKEVVDGKAAQYGMLHRPNVGIDYLMVFQSYGVKFMDEKTGKLMFPKAEMAKALGWYERNAKEGVTPVDNTAMSWEAIQTAFKQEKAFIFHQGVWAVAWQVGDKNGATWPTDGKGYFNKIGWISAPAAEKGGKPANLSHPLLYTLNPKSANADIAADLVALATLPYFNNEHAVTSYHTAISNAQTAMPKYRDNWVLSAASPMMKYAQFVPNHTKFGSYNKVLFSGLQAVETGKMTAAQAVDFIADELELQFGAEIEIRDAASN from the coding sequence ATGTTCAAGTCTCTCACCCTGATGGCCACGGTTGCCCTCGGCGCGCTTTTGCCGGCTGTCGCCTTTGCCGAAGACATCAACATCAAGCTCTGGACGCTAGCCGACAAGAATGCGCCCGGTCGCGTCACCAACATCGAAGCTGCCGCCGGCATCATGAACGCGCAGTTCAAGGCAGCAGGCGTCGACAAACGCGTCGTCATCGACATCAACAACAGCGCCGTGCAGGGCTGGGACTCCTTCGCGCTCGATACGCTGAAGGCGTTTTCGGTGGGGCAGGGGCCGGATATCTACATCCTGCCGCATGAATGGATCGGCCAGTTCGCGCAGGACGGCTATGCCATGCCGATGGAAGACAAGATCGCCACTGCTCCCTGGGTCTATGGCGATATCCTGCCGGTTCTGTGGAATTCGGCCAAGGCGACGGACGGAAAGATTTACGGCATTCCGCAGGACGCGGAAATCCGCATGTTCTTCTACAACAAGGACATGCTGCGCAAGATCGGCAAGGACGAAGCCTTCATCGAAGGCCTTCCGGCCAAGGTCGACGCCGGCGAATTCACGCTCGACGATCTGACGACCCTGTCGAAGGAAGTGGTAGACGGCAAGGCCGCACAATACGGCATGCTGCACCGCCCGAATGTCGGTATCGACTATCTGATGGTGTTCCAGTCCTATGGCGTGAAGTTCATGGACGAAAAGACCGGCAAGCTGATGTTCCCCAAGGCCGAAATGGCCAAGGCGCTCGGCTGGTATGAGCGCAATGCCAAGGAAGGCGTGACGCCCGTCGACAATACCGCCATGAGCTGGGAGGCGATCCAGACGGCCTTCAAGCAGGAAAAGGCCTTCATCTTCCATCAGGGTGTCTGGGCGGTTGCCTGGCAGGTGGGTGACAAGAACGGCGCGACCTGGCCGACAGACGGCAAGGGATACTTCAACAAGATCGGCTGGATTTCCGCTCCGGCAGCCGAAAAAGGCGGCAAGCCGGCCAACCTGTCGCACCCGCTGCTCTACACCCTCAATCCGAAGAGTGCCAATGCCGATATCGCCGCCGATCTCGTGGCGCTTGCGACATTGCCCTATTTCAACAACGAACACGCGGTGACATCCTATCATACGGCCATCAGCAACGCCCAGACGGCCATGCCGAAATACCGCGATAACTGGGTACTCTCCGCTGCTTCGCCGATGATGAAATACGCGCAGTTTGTGCCCAACCACACCAAGTTCGGCAGCTACAACAAGGTGCTGTTCAGCGGTCTGCAAGCGGTTGAGACCGGCAAGATGACGGCCGCGCAGGCGGTCGATTTCATCGCCGACGAGCTTGAGCTGCAATTTGGCGCAGAGATCGAAATCCGCGACGCCGCAAGCAACTGA
- the ugpQ gene encoding glycerophosphodiester phosphodiesterase yields the protein MPKIVSHRGANHFAPENTFAAADLALQQGADYIELDVRESADGVLYVFHDETLDRTTNGTGPIGHMLSSEIDALDAGSWFGENFKGAAVPRLDAYLSHLRGRCGVYVELKYCDPVKVAALVRSLGMVRDTFFFSFSEEMRRGLAAAAPEFRKMMTLDIAKSPSLAAAVHHASIIEITPAQMRKPGLVAACRKAGLEIMVYYGGDDANLHNEIALAGVDYVNIDRPDLFDTARRAVRQPELA from the coding sequence ATGCCTAAAATCGTCTCCCATCGCGGCGCCAACCATTTTGCGCCCGAAAACACCTTTGCCGCCGCCGACCTCGCCTTACAGCAGGGAGCGGATTACATCGAGCTCGACGTGCGCGAGAGCGCGGACGGCGTGCTTTATGTCTTTCACGACGAAACGCTGGATCGTACCACCAATGGCACGGGTCCCATCGGCCACATGCTGTCGAGCGAGATCGATGCATTGGACGCCGGCAGCTGGTTCGGCGAAAACTTCAAGGGTGCGGCTGTACCGCGGCTCGATGCCTATCTCAGCCATTTGCGCGGCCGCTGCGGCGTCTATGTCGAGCTGAAATATTGCGATCCCGTCAAGGTGGCGGCACTGGTACGGAGCCTCGGCATGGTGCGCGACACCTTCTTTTTCTCTTTCTCCGAAGAAATGCGCCGGGGCCTGGCCGCCGCCGCGCCGGAATTCCGCAAGATGATGACGCTCGATATCGCCAAGTCGCCTTCGCTGGCTGCGGCTGTTCACCATGCCTCGATCATCGAGATCACACCTGCGCAGATGCGCAAGCCCGGCCTTGTCGCGGCATGCCGCAAGGCGGGTCTGGAAATCATGGTTTATTATGGCGGCGATGATGCCAACCTTCATAATGAGATCGCATTGGCCGGGGTAGACTACGTCAATATCGACCGCCCGGACCTGTTCGATACGGCGCGCCGCGCCGTACGGCAGCCTGAACTCGCATGA
- the eglC gene encoding endo-1,3-1,4-beta-glycanase EglC, which translates to MARTVLNALGDTLYYSDNSTGFFSATGSGPLLTGTAGNDSMWGDSSVNVTMAGGTGDDIYYLYSSINRAVENAGEGIDTIDTWMSYTLPDNFENLRVTGDGRYAFGNELDNIITGGSGSQTIDGGGGNDVLIGGGGADTFVFTSGNGTDLIMDFSANDTIRLNGYGITSFEQLVSNATQQGDNLWLNFANGEAVVLAGTTIDDLQADQFELSLDRSSLTQTFADEFDALSLRSGDQGTWDAKYWWAPEKGSSLTTNGEAQWYINPAYAGTSEVNPFSINNGVLTITAAETPQSIANEVEGYDYTSGMLNTYSSFSQTYGYFEMRADMPTDRGAWPAFWLLPEDGSWPPELDVVEMRGQNPNTLIMSTHSNATGEQTSVINNVSVPSTEGFHTYGVLWDAEHITWYFDDVAVAQTDTPDDMHDPMYMVVNLAVGGMAGTPSAVDFSDGSQMMIDYIKAYSLSDWAA; encoded by the coding sequence ATGGCCCGGACAGTATTGAATGCGCTTGGAGACACACTCTACTACAGCGACAATTCCACCGGATTTTTTTCCGCCACGGGTTCCGGACCGCTGCTGACAGGCACTGCCGGCAATGATTCCATGTGGGGCGACAGTTCCGTCAATGTGACAATGGCGGGCGGCACGGGCGACGATATTTATTACCTCTATTCCAGCATTAACCGCGCCGTCGAAAATGCCGGGGAGGGTATCGACACCATCGACACCTGGATGAGTTATACCTTGCCCGACAATTTCGAAAACCTGCGGGTAACCGGAGATGGTCGTTATGCCTTCGGAAATGAGCTGGACAACATCATAACCGGCGGATCGGGCAGCCAGACCATTGATGGCGGGGGCGGTAACGACGTGCTGATCGGCGGTGGCGGTGCGGATACATTCGTTTTTACGAGCGGCAACGGCACCGATCTCATCATGGATTTCAGCGCCAACGACACGATCCGGCTTAACGGTTACGGCATCACGTCCTTCGAGCAGCTCGTCAGCAATGCCACCCAACAGGGCGATAATCTCTGGCTGAACTTCGCCAACGGCGAGGCCGTCGTTCTTGCCGGAACGACCATCGACGATCTTCAGGCCGACCAGTTCGAGCTCAGCCTCGACCGATCATCCCTCACCCAGACCTTTGCCGACGAATTCGATGCACTTTCACTTCGCAGCGGCGATCAGGGGACTTGGGATGCCAAATATTGGTGGGCACCGGAAAAGGGAAGCTCGCTGACGACGAATGGCGAGGCGCAATGGTACATCAACCCCGCTTATGCCGGCACATCAGAGGTAAATCCCTTCAGCATAAACAACGGTGTCCTGACTATCACCGCCGCGGAAACCCCGCAATCGATCGCCAACGAGGTTGAGGGCTATGATTATACCTCGGGTATGCTGAACACCTATTCGTCGTTCAGCCAGACCTATGGTTATTTCGAAATGCGCGCCGACATGCCGACCGACCGGGGCGCTTGGCCGGCCTTCTGGCTTTTGCCTGAGGACGGCTCCTGGCCACCGGAACTCGATGTCGTGGAGATGCGTGGGCAAAACCCCAATACGCTGATCATGTCCACCCACTCCAATGCAACGGGAGAACAGACATCAGTCATAAACAATGTCAGCGTGCCGAGCACGGAAGGTTTCCACACATATGGCGTGTTGTGGGATGCGGAGCATATTACCTGGTATTTCGACGACGTCGCCGTGGCGCAGACGGATACGCCTGATGATATGCACGATCCCATGTATATGGTCGTCAATCTTGCTGTCGGCGGCATGGCAGGAACGCCGTCGGCGGTTGATTTCAGCGACGGTTCGCAAATGATGATCGATTACATCAAAGCCTATTCGCTTTCCGACTGGGCCGCGTAA
- the greA gene encoding transcription elongation factor GreA — protein sequence MSVAFTKEDSAETAAETVLPDRVISPHPNLVTEAGLKALEQQLQLAREACETANAVEDVNERRRLSANPLRDIRYFAERVRTAQLMPSPPADGTVAFGSVVTFSRDDGRTQRFRIVGEDEADPATGSMSYVSPVAGVLMGKSAGDVVSLGDKEIEIIEVT from the coding sequence TTGAGTGTAGCCTTTACCAAGGAAGATAGTGCCGAAACCGCAGCCGAAACGGTTCTGCCGGACCGGGTGATTTCGCCTCATCCCAATCTGGTGACGGAAGCTGGGCTGAAAGCGCTGGAGCAGCAGCTGCAATTGGCGCGCGAAGCCTGCGAAACGGCCAATGCCGTCGAAGACGTCAATGAAAGACGTCGGCTTTCGGCCAATCCTCTGCGGGACATTCGGTATTTCGCGGAGCGCGTTCGCACCGCCCAGCTGATGCCGAGCCCTCCTGCTGATGGCACCGTTGCCTTCGGCAGCGTGGTAACATTCAGCCGTGATGACGGGAGGACGCAACGGTTCCGGATCGTAGGCGAGGATGAAGCCGATCCGGCCACTGGATCGATGTCTTATGTCTCCCCGGTCGCAGGAGTGTTGATGGGAAAATCTGCCGGTGATGTTGTCAGCCTGGGTGACAAAGAGATTGAAATCATCGAAGTGACCTAA
- a CDS encoding carbohydrate ABC transporter permease codes for MSQFQLRARRPARPIFYLAPALALLGLFFLAPIVVNLVIAFTDMGANLRVGKFTVENFQRMFQRDVRLPMVLLTTLIYVGATLFIFNIGLGALLAVTTTAIPDRLGNFFRGLWLLPRMSPAVLYGVLWIWIADPTSSGLLNQFLGALGAPALNLRNDFPLFLVVVANGVVGASFAMVILTSAIRSIPSHLANAARVDGASEWGVLRHVVAPALSAPIRFITLYQALSLMTTYEYILLITGGGPVYDSTTYPLYIYRRAFENGAYAYGAALALGLMAIGVAITLIQWRISNMRSTFAPAKIEVL; via the coding sequence ATGTCTCAATTTCAGCTTCGGGCGCGTCGCCCGGCCCGGCCGATCTTTTATCTGGCTCCGGCTCTCGCCTTGCTTGGCCTGTTCTTTCTTGCCCCGATCGTCGTCAATCTGGTGATCGCCTTTACCGATATGGGCGCAAACCTGAGGGTGGGCAAATTCACGGTCGAGAATTTCCAGCGCATGTTTCAGCGCGACGTGCGCCTGCCGATGGTGTTGCTGACGACGCTGATCTATGTCGGCGCAACGCTGTTCATCTTCAATATCGGGCTTGGCGCGCTTCTGGCCGTAACGACCACGGCGATACCGGACCGGCTAGGCAACTTTTTTCGCGGCCTCTGGCTGCTGCCGCGCATGAGCCCCGCCGTGCTTTACGGCGTGCTGTGGATATGGATCGCCGATCCGACGTCTTCCGGCCTGCTCAACCAGTTTCTTGGCGCGCTCGGCGCACCCGCTCTCAACCTGCGCAACGACTTTCCGCTGTTTCTGGTGGTGGTGGCGAACGGTGTCGTCGGCGCGTCTTTCGCCATGGTCATCCTCACATCGGCCATCCGCTCCATACCGTCGCATCTGGCCAATGCCGCGCGCGTCGATGGCGCCAGCGAATGGGGTGTGCTTCGCCATGTCGTCGCACCCGCGCTCTCGGCACCGATCCGTTTCATCACGCTCTATCAGGCGCTCTCACTGATGACGACCTATGAATATATCCTGCTCATCACCGGCGGTGGGCCTGTCTACGATTCCACGACCTATCCGCTTTATATCTACCGGCGCGCCTTCGAAAACGGCGCCTATGCCTATGGTGCTGCACTTGCGCTTGGCCTGATGGCGATAGGCGTTGCCATCACCCTCATTCAATGGCGCATCAGCAATATGCGCTCGACTTTTGCTCCCGCCAAAATCGAGGTGCTGTGA
- a CDS encoding ABC transporter ATP-binding protein yields the protein MARITLDNVTKSWGDTRVLQPMTLSIEDGEFVAVLGPSGCGKSTTLFLLAGLYAPTAGQISFDGHNVNRIDARDRNVGIVFQSYALYPNLTVRQNIAFPLRFKNVPREEAARRVEEAASLVQISALLDRRPSQLSGGQQQRVALARALVKEPNILLLDEPLSNLDATLRITMRAELKSLQKRLKITTLIVTHDQIEAITMADRIICMNNGAIAQIGTPDDLYRRPDNLFVAGFIGTPPMNLLKGWAQGGQLQIGDALLDLNARCDGEVTFGLRPEDIALVTSSEARLEGQVTTVEPMGREVFYTIDTPAGMIHALEYGETIRHAPGDRVGISCKSALTLVFDAAGNRIAGLHADLSHHSTIPAREPEAVN from the coding sequence ATGGCCAGGATCACCCTCGACAATGTCACCAAAAGCTGGGGCGACACCCGCGTTCTGCAACCGATGACCCTCTCCATCGAAGACGGCGAATTCGTCGCCGTTCTCGGGCCGTCCGGATGCGGAAAGTCGACCACGCTTTTCCTGCTCGCCGGGCTCTACGCGCCGACCGCGGGTCAGATTTCTTTCGACGGCCACAACGTCAATCGCATCGATGCGCGCGACCGCAATGTCGGCATCGTCTTCCAGTCTTATGCACTTTATCCCAACCTGACAGTGCGGCAGAACATCGCCTTTCCGTTGCGTTTCAAGAATGTTCCGCGTGAGGAGGCAGCGCGACGGGTGGAGGAGGCGGCAAGCCTCGTGCAGATCAGCGCGTTGCTCGACCGACGGCCCTCGCAGCTTTCCGGCGGCCAGCAGCAGCGTGTGGCGCTTGCCCGCGCGCTGGTCAAGGAACCGAACATCCTGCTACTGGACGAGCCGCTTTCCAATCTCGATGCGACCCTGCGCATCACCATGCGCGCCGAGCTGAAAAGCCTGCAGAAGCGCCTGAAGATCACCACGCTGATCGTCACCCATGACCAGATCGAGGCGATCACCATGGCGGACAGGATCATTTGCATGAACAACGGCGCCATTGCCCAGATCGGCACGCCCGATGATCTTTATCGCAGGCCCGACAATCTGTTCGTGGCCGGTTTCATCGGCACGCCGCCAATGAATCTCTTGAAAGGATGGGCGCAGGGCGGGCAGTTGCAGATTGGCGATGCCCTGCTCGACCTCAATGCCCGCTGTGACGGCGAAGTCACCTTTGGCCTGCGCCCGGAAGATATCGCCCTCGTCACATCGTCCGAGGCGCGGCTTGAGGGGCAGGTTACCACCGTCGAGCCCATGGGGCGCGAGGTATTCTACACGATCGATACGCCCGCAGGCATGATCCACGCGCTCGAATATGGCGAGACGATACGCCACGCGCCGGGAGATCGTGTCGGGATCAGCTGCAAATCGGCGCTGACGCTCGTGTTCGATGCCGCCGGTAACCGCATCGCCGGGCTGCATGCCGATCTTTCCCACCATTCGACTATTCCGGCGCGTGAACCGGAAGCCGTAAACTGA
- a CDS encoding TIM barrel protein — protein sequence MSNLIGTGFNASSDDGELATLESDLRALAEIGCDTVEIAATSLDLIAGGRIIEERAQRFVALAKEFDFRYTVHGLVSSNFMDPVTCRYQIDAAKALAVLCDRIGAGILVQHGGALRADQIAERADADSREREALFELAEFCKRYGVRVALENIFSTEPGQYRQTPAEVAQTVKAIGHDNVVALIDFSHAYLESTYRGLDFREQLRAMAPVAGHLHVHDSFGRPQGFYQPYFDQENTALGIGDLHMPLGWGDIDWQGIFSELTFLPDTVLMMEIGRRYRAEQPASLETARHLMSLYTERMQIAAE from the coding sequence ATGAGCAATCTTATTGGAACCGGCTTCAACGCCAGCTCGGACGACGGTGAACTGGCCACACTCGAAAGCGATCTTCGTGCGCTTGCCGAAATTGGCTGCGACACCGTTGAAATCGCCGCAACGAGCCTTGATCTGATCGCAGGCGGTCGCATCATCGAGGAGCGCGCTCAACGGTTCGTGGCGCTCGCCAAAGAATTCGACTTCCGTTACACGGTGCACGGTCTTGTTTCGTCCAATTTCATGGACCCGGTAACGTGCCGCTACCAGATAGATGCAGCCAAGGCGCTGGCCGTCCTGTGCGATCGCATCGGCGCGGGCATCCTCGTTCAGCATGGTGGTGCCCTGCGTGCCGACCAGATCGCCGAGCGGGCCGATGCCGACAGCCGCGAGCGGGAAGCGCTTTTCGAGCTGGCGGAATTCTGCAAGCGCTATGGCGTGCGGGTCGCGCTTGAGAATATCTTCTCCACCGAACCCGGCCAATATCGTCAGACGCCTGCCGAGGTGGCCCAGACAGTTAAGGCCATCGGCCATGATAACGTCGTGGCGCTGATCGACTTTAGCCACGCCTATCTCGAATCCACCTATCGCGGGCTCGATTTCCGCGAGCAGCTTCGCGCCATGGCGCCGGTCGCCGGCCATCTGCATGTGCACGATTCCTTCGGCCGGCCGCAGGGCTTCTATCAGCCGTATTTCGACCAGGAAAATACCGCTCTCGGCATCGGCGATCTGCATATGCCGCTCGGCTGGGGAGATATCGACTGGCAGGGCATTTTCTCGGAGCTGACCTTCCTGCCGGATACTGTGCTGATGATGGAAATCGGCCGCCGCTACCGGGCCGAACAGCCCGCGAGCCTTGAAACGGCGCGTCATCTCATGTCGCTCTACACTGAGCGGATGCAGATCGCGGCTGAATGA
- a CDS encoding O-antigen ligase family protein — protein sequence MTRSTNMAASHQSPLPGFVLAMPLYPSKTIKVPGLFLAIFVFSIGFFIQCNVLTSNLGLRFLNITDMLVLMTLPVIALLYIRCLTPSIILLYLVPLTIFFALSAVFADERGEGEFYTTAMAYFYAVYFLFFAYMLFKENLLELFCWGIFAGFIAVTILLFLDIVIHDQLASLGLSFMFDETAVLAAAAKGELSPLLLRVEKAGGIWPVGNTAGPAFALAGAAVAYLAERQKRPALFAVFLLVYLASFTLTLNRSGVFAVLAIGVYFYIRNFSIKMLLSTYFGFALSALVIAAVLPLGAFDFAEQIFSKRFLEDSNSSNNAQERWDTLTGGFQVMLHHPFGIGFTARYEELSRISRIGTPHSGFLATAYASGIGFGLLSAFALVYAILRKRKVGFFAYSAIAIVIVYQFEELNFNPVFMAYMGLVLAYTFIDLDFRFFLKNTMMRMAGMAEEDALATARPA from the coding sequence ATGACCAGAAGCACAAATATGGCGGCATCGCATCAATCGCCGTTGCCGGGTTTCGTTTTGGCGATGCCTCTTTATCCTTCAAAAACCATAAAGGTGCCCGGTCTCTTTCTGGCGATCTTCGTTTTTTCCATTGGCTTTTTCATTCAATGCAATGTGCTGACCAGCAATCTGGGCCTGCGCTTCCTCAACATCACCGACATGCTTGTCCTGATGACGCTACCCGTTATTGCCCTGCTTTACATTCGCTGTCTGACGCCCTCGATCATCCTGCTTTATCTCGTTCCGCTAACCATTTTTTTTGCACTTTCGGCTGTCTTTGCCGACGAACGTGGCGAAGGTGAATTTTACACCACCGCGATGGCATATTTTTACGCGGTCTATTTTCTGTTTTTTGCCTATATGCTGTTTAAGGAGAACCTTCTCGAGCTGTTCTGCTGGGGCATCTTCGCCGGCTTCATCGCGGTGACGATCCTGCTTTTTCTGGACATCGTCATTCACGACCAGCTCGCCTCCCTTGGCCTCTCTTTCATGTTCGATGAAACCGCCGTGCTGGCAGCTGCGGCAAAAGGCGAATTGAGCCCGTTGCTTTTGCGTGTCGAAAAAGCGGGTGGCATCTGGCCGGTGGGCAACACAGCCGGACCTGCCTTTGCGTTGGCGGGTGCGGCAGTCGCCTATCTTGCCGAAAGGCAAAAACGTCCCGCGCTGTTTGCCGTATTTCTGCTGGTCTATCTGGCGAGCTTCACACTTACTCTCAACCGGTCCGGAGTATTTGCCGTTCTTGCGATCGGGGTCTATTTCTACATCAGAAATTTTTCCATCAAAATGCTGCTCAGCACCTATTTTGGTTTTGCCTTGTCCGCCCTTGTCATCGCAGCGGTTTTGCCATTGGGTGCTTTCGATTTTGCGGAACAGATATTTTCAAAACGGTTTCTCGAGGACAGCAACAGCAGCAACAATGCGCAGGAGCGCTGGGATACGCTCACTGGCGGCTTTCAGGTGATGCTCCATCATCCTTTCGGCATCGGTTTTACCGCTCGATATGAAGAACTGTCGCGAATATCGAGAATCGGAACACCGCATAGTGGCTTTCTCGCCACGGCCTATGCGTCCGGCATAGGATTTGGCCTTCTCAGTGCCTTTGCGCTTGTTTACGCGATCCTCCGGAAACGAAAAGTCGGTTTCTTCGCCTATTCGGCGATCGCAATCGTTATCGTCTATCAATTTGAAGAGCTGAATTTCAATCCCGTTTTCATGGCCTATATGGGGCTCGTACTCGCCTATACTTTCATTGATCTGGATTTCAGGTTCTTTCTGAAAAATACGATGATGCGGATGGCTGGAATGGCAGAAGAGGACGCTTTGGCGACGGCACGACCGGCGTAA